A single genomic interval of Oryza sativa Japonica Group chromosome 7, ASM3414082v1 harbors:
- the LOC9271978 gene encoding uncharacterized protein, protein MAVPRLAVFFLLALLAVMSPAAASASAAAAPETCVRTMQRMLSCLDFIEHRTDAVPRPCCAQLNATVAKQPCCLMHVLHGDVARLVGPGFDTARAMVNVTAACLGDASVLMSIARSCAGKPLPPLTPEYPFTTGVPPAPPQTSGATRLEGTSNTALLFALGAVAIAMLRI, encoded by the exons ATGGCGGTGCCAAGGCTagccgtcttcttcctcctcgccctcctcgccgtcatgtcgcccgccgcggcgtcggcgtcggcggcggcggcgccggagacgtGCGTGCGGACGATGCAGCGGATGCTGTCGTGCCTGGACTTCATCGAGCACCGCACCGACGCGGTGCCGCGGCCGTGCTGCGCGCAGCTGAACGCCACCGTCGCCAAGCAGCCGTGCTGCCTGATGCACGTCCTGCACGGCGACGTGGCGCGGCTCGTCGGCCCGGGGTTCGACACCGCGCGCGCCATGGTCAACGTCACCGCCGCCTGCCTCGGCGACGCCTCCGTCCTCATGTCCATCGCCCGCTCTTGCGCCG gcaagccgctgccgccactTACGCCGGAATATCCGTTTACCACCGGAGTGCCGCCGGCGCCTCCGCAGACATCCG GAGCGACGCGGCTGGAGGGCACGTCGAACACCGCGCTGTTATTTGCACTTGGGGCGGTCGCCATCGCCATGCTACGGATTTAG